One Deinococcus betulae DNA segment encodes these proteins:
- a CDS encoding eCIS core domain-containing protein: MTFNPKKPAPGTAPAVAPFLRNRQQDANHLAQPAEALVTPVPFGLSNSRSASAPLQRAQVAPVWTAASLLAADQTSIQRAAAAVQAGETAVRVSADTLAARGLCPSPASSLQRHRPADPPVRPALSPLQRQALTDTGRQTVTAALTRDARYIPGAVRAELAVDALQRAVAQGADGAALHTHIVSLAMASVEQQTVQRALQLQRQREASAAMHREDYTLQVVHQGLQRQLAEAQAQHAEATLGTVTERVRARQGGGELLPASVQRHLEVGLNADLSRVRIHTDGEAAKLAASVQAEAFTTGQDIYFAANRYDPNSPNGLKLLAHEATHTVQQAQGKVQPGLDPDAALEAQAQQMGERLATLPSTSVPSSRTPTVESALARSAVQRSVSPVFQRKTAPPTAAGVVAALRQPGPAQAIIASALNQNLPDEFWTDVMASGSQKYGREWADAALKKLPAPIKAKLTLALLGGEQELTYAAFVNQLAYLVYSNDPSLSDSKQIPGNTAKSAQGILQAGGYQAHPTIQGYWGFQMRVFTPIKGHPSPVSKKTIVAFRGSEGVMPNPLAYAQASQDPKFPKQNESGLDTMTDLAAYHTGYSQYEVNEKQIIGPVLKAYSGDLVATGHSLGGALAQIAVVKNPSRFSEVYTFQGANIKKSDVEKLAAMKKVKARHYRVTADAVPSSGEKGIPGQVYEFDRKAGTAGLSVNWRTGQTKFSPDASDGHNAPILLEVLQDLQGQGLAKNALAQNLVKNGSQDPNELGGFNTQMPLLRTVPSALDTTPGKEGLKQAVTGVAFLPQFQTTYENNVIYNILLEQTLPLLQQITVQSVKNAAELVRRLTAVGAKVETFKLAHTPQSLKMLEVIYAGPQAAKRAAVADYKAKLKTSQNMAISPYNPQVLKAMEAQYEEFVQRKQRFIELDIPQKILDENLDRLTDLGRLLDLWYTVHPSADALFSAARSLSTTPRAR; this comes from the coding sequence ATGACCTTTAACCCCAAGAAACCTGCGCCTGGTACCGCGCCGGCGGTGGCACCATTCCTAAGGAACCGTCAGCAGGACGCGAATCATCTGGCGCAGCCCGCCGAAGCGCTCGTCACTCCGGTGCCCTTTGGGTTGAGCAACTCCCGATCTGCTTCCGCTCCACTCCAACGTGCCCAGGTGGCACCAGTGTGGACTGCAGCCTCGCTGCTTGCGGCCGATCAGACCAGCATTCAGCGGGCGGCAGCGGCGGTGCAGGCTGGCGAGACCGCGGTTCGAGTCTCAGCCGATACCCTGGCCGCCCGTGGCCTGTGCCCCTCACCGGCCAGCAGCTTGCAGCGGCACCGGCCAGCTGATCCACCTGTACGGCCAGCTCTCTCCCCACTGCAGCGGCAAGCCCTGACCGACACTGGCCGGCAGACTGTCACCGCTGCATTGACACGCGACGCCCGATACATCCCTGGTGCGGTTCGGGCTGAGCTGGCGGTGGACGCGCTCCAGCGCGCGGTTGCGCAGGGGGCAGATGGGGCCGCTCTGCACACACATATTGTCTCCCTCGCCATGGCATCTGTGGAGCAGCAGACTGTTCAGCGTGCACTCCAGCTGCAACGGCAGCGGGAAGCCAGTGCGGCCATGCACCGTGAAGACTACACACTACAGGTGGTCCATCAAGGGCTTCAGCGTCAGTTGGCTGAAGCCCAGGCGCAACACGCCGAGGCCACGCTCGGGACGGTCACCGAACGGGTTCGGGCCCGGCAGGGCGGTGGGGAGCTGTTACCTGCCAGCGTGCAGCGTCATCTGGAAGTGGGCCTCAATGCCGATCTCAGTCGCGTGCGTATCCATACCGACGGCGAGGCAGCCAAGCTGGCAGCCAGTGTGCAGGCCGAAGCTTTCACCACGGGTCAAGACATCTACTTCGCTGCCAACCGATACGATCCGAACAGCCCGAATGGTCTGAAACTGCTGGCGCACGAGGCGACCCATACGGTCCAACAGGCGCAGGGCAAGGTGCAGCCTGGCCTGGATCCAGACGCGGCCCTCGAGGCACAGGCGCAGCAGATGGGCGAGCGCCTGGCCACCCTGCCAAGCACTAGCGTGCCGTCATCTCGCACGCCAACGGTGGAATCGGCCTTAGCCCGTTCGGCAGTGCAACGCAGCGTCTCACCTGTCTTCCAGCGCAAGACCGCGCCACCGACCGCCGCTGGCGTGGTGGCAGCACTGCGTCAGCCTGGCCCCGCCCAGGCGATCATCGCTTCTGCTCTCAACCAGAACCTGCCAGACGAATTCTGGACGGATGTCATGGCCTCGGGAAGCCAAAAGTATGGCCGTGAGTGGGCCGACGCCGCTCTCAAAAAGCTGCCCGCCCCGATCAAGGCCAAACTGACCCTGGCCCTGCTTGGTGGTGAACAGGAACTCACCTACGCGGCGTTCGTCAATCAGCTGGCCTACCTCGTCTACAGCAATGATCCCAGTCTGAGTGACTCCAAACAGATCCCAGGCAATACGGCCAAGAGTGCGCAGGGCATCCTTCAAGCCGGTGGTTATCAGGCACATCCCACCATCCAGGGATACTGGGGCTTTCAGATGCGGGTCTTCACGCCTATTAAGGGCCATCCCTCACCTGTCTCCAAGAAGACCATCGTGGCCTTCCGAGGCAGTGAGGGGGTCATGCCGAATCCTTTGGCCTATGCACAGGCCAGCCAGGATCCGAAGTTTCCCAAGCAAAACGAAAGCGGTCTGGACACCATGACCGATCTCGCGGCCTACCACACGGGCTATTCACAGTACGAGGTCAATGAGAAGCAGATCATCGGGCCTGTGCTGAAGGCGTACAGCGGCGACTTGGTGGCGACCGGGCACTCACTTGGTGGGGCCCTGGCCCAAATTGCCGTGGTGAAAAACCCGAGCCGCTTCAGCGAGGTCTACACCTTCCAGGGCGCCAACATCAAAAAGAGCGATGTGGAGAAGCTCGCCGCGATGAAGAAGGTCAAAGCCAGACATTACCGGGTCACGGCAGACGCCGTGCCATCTTCCGGCGAAAAGGGCATTCCTGGACAGGTTTACGAGTTTGACCGGAAGGCCGGCACGGCTGGGCTCAGTGTGAATTGGCGCACCGGTCAGACCAAGTTTTCCCCGGACGCCTCGGACGGCCATAACGCGCCCATCCTGCTGGAGGTGTTGCAGGATCTTCAGGGCCAAGGCCTCGCCAAGAACGCGTTGGCCCAAAATCTGGTCAAGAATGGTTCGCAGGATCCCAACGAGCTGGGGGGCTTCAATACCCAGATGCCACTGCTGCGCACTGTCCCTTCGGCCTTGGATACCACGCCTGGCAAAGAGGGGCTGAAACAGGCGGTGACCGGGGTCGCGTTCCTGCCTCAATTTCAGACGACCTACGAAAACAACGTCATCTACAACATTCTGTTGGAGCAGACGCTGCCTCTGCTTCAGCAGATCACGGTGCAGAGTGTCAAGAATGCCGCAGAGCTCGTGCGGCGCCTGACCGCGGTGGGCGCCAAGGTGGAGACCTTCAAGCTGGCGCACACCCCGCAGTCCCTCAAGATGCTGGAGGTGATCTACGCGGGTCCACAGGCGGCTAAACGCGCAGCGGTTGCCGATTACAAGGCCAAGCTCAAGACAAGCCAGAACATGGCCATCAGCCCTTACAATCCACAGGTGCTCAAGGCGATGGAAGCGCAGTATGAGGAATTTGTCCAGCGCAAGCAGCGCTTCATCGAACTCGATATCCCTCAGAAGATTCTGGACGAGAACCTGGACCGATTGACGGACCTGGGCCGCCTCCTTGACCTGTGGTACACCGTGCATCCGAGCGCAGATGCGCTCTTCTCAGCTGCCCGCTCACTGTCCACCACGCCCCGGG
- a CDS encoding helix-turn-helix domain-containing protein, translated as MAKTDKGPTPSRLTFGRRLREERQKRGMTLEDLAEASGITWSYIAQVEVGRRNISVDNMHFLATGVGLPLKDLL; from the coding sequence GTGGCAAAAACGGACAAGGGGCCCACCCCCTCAAGGCTGACTTTTGGTCGCCGACTACGTGAAGAACGGCAAAAACGGGGGATGACGCTGGAGGACTTGGCTGAAGCTTCGGGGATCACATGGTCTTACATCGCGCAAGTCGAGGTCGGCAGGCGCAATATCAGTGTGGACAACATGCATTTTCTGGCGACGGGTGTCGGCTTGCCTCTCAAGGATTTGTTGTAG